Part of the Intestinibacillus sp. Marseille-P6563 genome is shown below.
GGGCATGCTGGAAGAACTGGCCGACAAGGTCGTCGCGTTTGTAAACGAATAAGGAGGATATCACTGTATGCAGCAATTTGAATATACCATCAACGACCCCGCGGGCTTCCACGCTCGTCCGGCAGGCGCGTTTGTCAAGAAAGCCAAGGAATTTCCGTGCACCGTCACCATCATCAAGGATGGCAAAAAGGCCGATGCCAGCAAGATGTTTAGCCTGATGGGTCTGGGCATCAAGGGTGGGGAGACCATCGTGGTCACCACCGAGGGCGAGCAGGAGCAGGAAGCGGCTACCGCGCTCCAGGCATACTTGGCTGAAATCGTTTGACCTTTTCTTTCGGGAATTGTTCCCTCAAATCTCTCCATATTGCGGCACATTTCGTGCCAAACTTCACACCTCCGGCGGCGTTGTGCGGCGAAGCCGGAAATCACCGGGCAAAGGGTACGGATTCTTCCGTACCCTTTGCTTTTGGCTATTTATATAAAAAAGAGGCGTGCCGCACGAGGCGGCACGCAAAGAAAAAGGGGGGATAATGGTTTTAGTCGTCGTCCTGCGCCCGGAAATTCGCTTCCGCGTCCCGTTGGCGCTGGATGCTGCGTTGGCGCTGGCGCTCTTTCTGCCGCTCACGGCGCAGCTGATTGCGTTTGCGGCTGCGCAGCAAATTGGGATTGAGAAAGGCTCCGTCCACCTTGAGCTGGATATCCTCAAACTGCTCGCCGTTGATCTGGGCGATAAACGGCGAAAAAGCTTCGCCGACATCCGGGTCGACCACCATGCTGAACGCTGCTTTGCGGGTCAAAAAGGTGGCCTTGTATTGGATGATCGTGCTGGTTTCCTCGCAGCGCTCGAGCTGGTCGATGTCCAGGATGGTTTCGCGTGGGATGCCGGGCAGGCCGCATACGGCCATCACCCGCCGGTCGGTCAGCACAACGACCCCCGGATATTTGTCGCTGCGGGTGCGCACATTGGCGACCACAGCCGCCAAAACGGTTTCGTCGGGTTCCAGCATGGACTGTGCCCGGCGCACAGAAAAACGGTTGAAAAATCCGGCCGGATGGCCTTGGGTGGCCTGAATGGCCTCGGTGACTGTCATAGGGGGCCTCCTTTCTCATCAGGACTTGAAGTTTTCCGCAATGGTGTCCTTCAAAAGCCGGATGAACGTATCATAACTCGGGCTGATGAGCAACTGGTCGACAAAATGCCGGTTGGCAAACACGGTGGACAGATAGTTCCACAGGTGGAACGCCTTGGTGTTGTTTTTACCGATGCAGACCAGAAGCACCAGATTGACCATATTTTTGTCTTCGTCCCATTCCATGGCCTGGGGCAGGGCCGCAACAGCTACAAACGATTCGGACGATACCGCCGAAATGGGGTGGGGCGCTGCAATGCCGTTGCCAAAGAAGGTGCTGCCCAGCGCTTCGCGCTGCAAAACAGCGTCCTGCAAGTCGGCTTCGATGCCGAAGTGTTCGGTCGCGCTCTGGCACAGGTGGCACAGGATTTCTTCGCGGTTGTGACCATGGCCCAGGAAGAACAGTTCTTCGTGGAAGATGGATGCAATGTCATCGATGCTCTTAAAGCCATCCATGGCCAGCTTGAGGTTGAGATAA
Proteins encoded:
- a CDS encoding HPr family phosphocarrier protein, which translates into the protein MQQFEYTINDPAGFHARPAGAFVKKAKEFPCTVTIIKDGKKADASKMFSLMGLGIKGGETIVVTTEGEQEQEAATALQAYLAEIV